The region agctgcatttaggCACAACAGAAAGCTATTCAGCAAGGGTTCATTTGAATTTTTCTGCAGAGTTTTCATCATATCTAAATGTAAGGGCAGCTGCTGATATTCTTAAAAGCACATGTGGATGGTTAAGGTCACTCTACTTTAAAGCTGAAATGCAGCTTGTAATAACAGCTGTCTGGCGGTTTGTGGAGGTCAGACTCTTTGGAGTAAAAGACTGCATTAAAGACAGGGAGGAACATGTGAATATGACCATGTAGTCAGTTACTTTCAACCATCCACCTGAGGTATTTCACCATAGCAAAATGCTTTTCTGTCCATGGtttatgtgatttttttgtatTAGTGTAGAAAAACATTGAAGGTTTCCTTGGTAAGAGAAATTCTTCTTATTGTATTTTCACACTCTCACCTTTTAAGTGTCCTTGTAGGAAAAACTCTCAGAAAATCCTAAATACTTCAAGAGCAAATTAAAAAGTGGAAACCGAGGACGTACAAGGGACACACTGTGGGCACCTTGGAGGCTTCTGAAAATTATTCATTCTGTGCCCATTTCTGACaaatagaaaaagaaggaagaatAACTTCTCTTTCACCTTCTCCATCTGGAACCAGAAGGTGGTCTTCATCCTTGAGAAACATCAGAGTAGAGTAAAGCTGAGTCGCTGCAGCCTGCAGCTGTTAACTGCTGCTGCAGAAGAGGTCACATTGTGGGAAATTGTAATCTGAATCACCCGAAGAAACAAAAGTACTGCTACTGGAGATGATTGGGCTTGCATCCTGAACATTACAGGGTTGTTCACTTAAACAGCTGAAGCCTGTCCCAGCCGGAAAAAGTGCAATACTAAATAAATTTCTAAATTTTAAGGGGAACATCACACTCTCtcgttctgtgtttgttttgaaaatgatATAGACAGaataaaagtctttaaactgctaTTTAAGTGCTTTTTTTCACTATATACATAACTGTAGTCTAAATCACAAATATGAGCTGGTTTTAATGCATATTTAGATGCATTTTAATACTCTGGTTAAacacatcttttttcttttgtctttttttgttgtcatttaaACAAActgttcatttatgtttttctcCTAATCCTGACATAAGCTGTTCTTAATGCATAAAAAAGGCAGTGTCATTACCCTTTATATCTGCCATATGTATTGACTTtagtttgtattatttttattaaaaaacaacaaaaacaaccacaacTTTATTCACAGCACGAGTCTCCTTATGTAAATGTATAATATCAAGAGTGATAACAGTAACCATCCAGTGGTACAAATGCTACTAAGGCTATGTACTGGTTTGCAAACTATCTACTAACTTTCTACTCATGCAGCACCTTAAATATCAGGAAGCTTAACTGGTGTCATATAAATTTCCAGTTATATGCTCTCTTTATGAGCATGGACACCAACACACCACTTCAGAGAACTATATATCCTCTCTCACCCcggtttcatttaaaataatgtttaaaaagtaatattttgaatatttcaaacaatttcaaataatttgaaatatttttatacatCAAAGAAATTGTAATTTTTCTGGGGTTCATTCAAAAACATGAGATTTCCCTGACAGGATCATTTTAATTCTCAAACAAATATTTCTGTATTATACCTTCTTAGAGCTTTTTCTCACATTTATAATGTGCATATTATTTAATAATGCAAACTGCACTATTATAATGCACAATATCGGTCTTACTCTTTGAATAACctcgttttatttttattttatttttgttgtttatgtaaAACATGTGGCAGTGTCTCAGTATAAGGATCTATCTAACCACTCCCAAAGACCATTCGTTGCAATGTTTGCATTGTCCACAAGGGGGCAGCAGAGTACCTCATATTTCATGAACAGCCACCACACAGAAAGTTTCTCCATCTTCAGAAAACAGTACTGCATGATTTGTTGTATCCTATTTATTAAGGAttagaaacactgaaaaagacACTCAAAACACctatgaaaacatgaaaaaatacaCATCGAATAGCAAAAGATTTGTATAAACCGCTGATAACACTAATACTAAGGCTATGAAACCTTTTATTGACAATATCGTCAGCTGTCGCTGATGTTGGCACCATGCTAAGATAGTGTTGTTCACATATAAGAGTTTATTCTGTGAGCAGAAACCTGAGCCTTGAGATGttgggccttttttttttacagagagGTGTGAATATGCAGCTGCAGCAAccatgcagtgatttattggtGTATTTTTGGTCCATCCATGTTTCAATTTCAGTGAATGTGGTCTGTGCAGGGTTGTCCCAGTTATTTAGTTTCCTAGAACAGGTTTAGGTGCCTTCCTTATCCTAAGGGTATAAAAGTGGGGAAACAGGGTGCAAAGATGGACAGGTGGATGAAAAAACTATAAAtagctaatttaaaaaaaaaagttagagaCATGATGGACACAGATCACTGGACAGAGTAAATCATGACAGATGTTTGTGCGTTTAAAGGGCTGGACTGAGTAAAGGCCTGGTCAGGAGAGTGGTGGCAGGGATCGGGTACTGACCGGGCAGTACTTCCCCCTGGATGGTGATGGAGGAGGCTGGGTAAGATGTGGTGATGATGGGAATGGGCGGATGTGTCCTCCATAGTACTCTCGCCCAGTCTCTGAGGCCTCAGCTTCCGGATCCTGAGACCGACCTCTGGGCCTGCGTAGCTGAGGGGGAGTGGGTGAGCAGGTGGGCATGCACCGGAAATGAGAGGGAGAGTGGTGGGAAGACATACGGCAGATAGGGGAAGAATAACACCTGGGAGCTGAGTGGCGACTTGGTGATGGATGGCGACCGGGTGAGCGGTGCCGGCCAGGTGAAGAGTGCCTCCCTCTCAGCGGTTCCTTGGTCTGTTTGGGGGATTTGTTTGACTTAGGAACCTTGGATGTCTTAGGTGTATTGGGTGATCTGGGAATGGGATGAGTGGTGGGGTAAGAACTGGATGAGTGAGAGGTGAGGCCTTGGCTGGGAGAGGCAGGGTCTCCATTGTTGGCAATCTTGTAGAGGAAGACATCATACTGAAGGGGCGGGTTGTTCTCTGGGTGAAGCTTGGCCTCTTTGGGGAGAAGCACTTCCAGGCCAATAGTCACTCCATCCTGATGTTGAAATATGGTAAGTGGAGAAGATTGCAACAATGCAGGAAGAGTCATGAAGGCAAAAACATGAAATCAAATTACATTGACAAGCACAGGGGTGACAGTGGGCCCCTGGGATAGCTGAAAGCTACAGTATTGATTTTTAGATTCTTGGTGTAATTAGCTTTTGGGGGAAAATGATGAGAAATACCAAATAACAAATACTGTGCTGATTTACATGTCCGGCAACTACAGAGCAACATTCAATTAATATTCACTCTCAAACTCCTGTGGCTCTTGTTCTCGATAACTCCAGAATAAGATCAGTGTCTGTTTGCTGAAGAAGGATGTAAGAGGCAGTAGCTCCAAAGAGTTACAGACTAGCTAGCTAAGCAGCGAGCTGAGAGACGCTTTGAGCTTCGTGGAGTTAAGGGAAACTGCACAGTTAGGTAATAATTTCCATTAGATACATAATAGAAATATAATGATTATAGCTTAAACTGTAATAAAATTTGGGACTAAGTGGCTATAAATGTTGagaatttattttaaactgttctgaaTATCAATATTCTTTTTCATAATGATGACATATatactcactggccactttatacAGGTACACtgcagcagctcagtgcattTATGCATGAAGACAAGGTCTGCTGAGTTTCAAacagagcatcagaatggggatgAACAGaagtttaagtgactttgaatgtggcattgtTTGTTGGTGAACTGGTCTGACTCTTTTACAAACTGATGATTTGCTGGGATTTTCACATACAACCATCCTTGTTGATGTTCTCGGATGTTGGAGGAGAATTGCGACACCGCTTTGAACTTACATGAAGATAAAAGTAATTCAAATAACCACCCGTTACCACCCATTATCTCTGAACTTTATGTTAAAGCTTGAAGCAGGTGGgtcagcagaagaccacactgggtgccactcctgtcaccTAAGAACAGGATACTGAAGCTACAATTCAAAGAGCTCACCATtattggacaacagaagattagACCAGCGttgtctggtctgatgagtctttcTGGTGCGACATTCAGATTAGAGGGTCAAAATTTTGTGTAATCAACATGAAAGCATTGCTCTATCCTGCCTTGAATCAATAGCTGAGGCTGGTGGTGGTGCTGTAACAGTGTGGGAGATTTACTTTtggttgctgaccatgtccatccttgTTATCCTGAAGtgtaacacaccatgtcacaaagctcaatcATCTctaactggtttcttgaacatgacatgaGTTCGCAAATAGttgccacagtcaccagatctgaaTACAACAGAGCACCTTAGGGATGCTGTCAtttcaatatggaccaaaatctctgagaaatgtttcagcACCTCGTTGAATCTATACGACGAAGAATTAAAGCAGGGGCTCCAACCTGgcactagcaaggtgtacctaaaaaACTGTCAGGTGAGTGTATATGATACTTAAAAACACTGCTGTCAGAAGAGGTGTTTAGCgtagatgaataaaaataactatGGCGAATTACATTCTCATCAGTGTAAGTACAGAGTGGAAGTTGGAATTTGGGGGGTATTCAAACAGGAACATGTGTACTTCTTAATACATGGAAAGTACAGATAAAGGAGCATACTAcatcaaaaattaaaaaaacaaaagaaaactcaGAAATCCTGTTTCCCTCTGCCAGTCTGGTTAAAAAGCCTGCGTTAAATTTCTTCATATTGAACAAAACATGTTTCATTTGAACCTTTTATTGCGGTTTCTATTCATTTGAGGGAGCTGTCCATGGTTCTGAATGGGCAATCACTATTGTGTGTGCAGACGGTGCAATCTGTGAGGAGCCTACTGTAGCACAAAAGCAGGGTCAGCCGAGCATTCAGTTATTATTAGCGGGAGAGCAGCTGGGCAGTAGTTAGCTTCATCATAGGCAGACatgcagagaaagaaagaaagaaagagaagaaaaagaaagagctgGACAGAGAGATACAGTCTGGAGGAAAGCTCACAACAACACACGGGGACAAGCTGGGTAAATTAAAAAGATTTATTCCAACAACCGTGAACTGCAATCCTCCATGTATAccaaaaaaagtacaaaagaaTAGCAAGGTACATTAAAGCATTATAAATCACACTGAAAATCAAGACACAGCGTGTGTAATATatctattgtatatagtatatcaaCTCCGAGCAGTTACTTTGACCTCATGTAATCTAGACATATCCACTTATTAGCAAACATTAATATTTCGCAAATACAGATCCACTTAATTTCCACgtacttctttttattttattttttgttgcaaatattATGTTTTCAGACACTTTTCATTGATAACACCAATGCATGCGGGCAGAGAGCGACAGTAAGGCGGGGCAAGCAGAGGTAAGGGGAAGGAGGGGCTGGGGAAATGTGAGAAAAGACAGCAAAGGATTTCATTGGCCAAAGACCAAGGCAGGGCATCAGCAGAAAGGAAAGTCAGTCAATAGTTGGTCCAAGCCAGAGGTTTTAGTCCAGCATAAGGGGCGGATATGAAAGGAAGGAGGAGGCGGCACCACTATGTGATCAGTGTTGGCATGGTAGCCTTGTAAACAAGACTATTGTGCTTTTCAAGTTGTATCTTTAATTCATGTTGTGCTTACTTTTTACATTAGGTCTCATCAGACTGCTAGAAATGCACAGTATGCACTTTGCATGGTGTAAACGATGTTAGCCTCGGCGCTAtgtcgtttgtgtgtgtgtgtgtgagtgtgtgtgcacacttTAACAGAAGGTGAAGCTTTATACCAGGTTGTTCTGGAGCATGTTTACCTCGGCTTTTTCCTCCGTGTTGTTAGGAGTGAGGCCGTGGTCGTGGACGGCGGAGGCCGGGCGGTTGTTCTCGTGCTTTGGGGAGTGAGAGTTGAGGATGTTCATAGACCCCTCCTCCTTGGGCTGCGGGGACTTGGCTTGGTTCTCCTGCTTCTGCGGCTCATCCTGCAGAGAAAGTTGGTTACGCTTCACAGATGCTTCATATGCAGAGAAAACGAAATTTTAATGACGAGGTACAAAACTATTCTGGGAAATACAACAACACTTCCATGGTGCCAGTCTTACAACTTACAACTCAAAGCTTTATCCATCTCACATCTGCACCTACAGGCACCTTAAAATCCCCAATTAACCTGACGCACATgtatttggactgtgggaggacaaTCCAGCATGCAAGGTGAGAACAAAAGCCTCTGGAAACTTCCAAACCAGACTTTTTCTTTGCTGTAAGAGAAAACCTTTACACCAGTGTGCAGCTAATATGCAagacatgcacagagagacttaCCAGAATgtagtaaatgtgttttatctaaCTTAAATCATCAAGTAATTAGTGGAACCTTAAAAATCTAcaagttctttttattttgggggGAATTTGGTGAAACATTTGAACAATTTTGGAAgatttgcttttaaaaaagttaTGTCAAGTGGTTCCATACAACTCTTTTAGGTAGCTCCTAAGAAACTGTTTAAGTTTATCTGAGTCATTTGCTTGTGAAATACTTGTCTTATGTAGATACATTTTTTTGAGTGCACAGTATTTTGTTGAAaaatcacaaacacactcaagtacattttttaaaaaactattttggTCAGTAAATCCAGCTAAACAGAATtcttgtaaaataataatagtgagatttcctttttaaattaCTCTTTTTACTCTCTTAGCTGTGCAGATATGCATCTTTTACTGCTTGGGAATATAGATATGTGTACACTTTTTCCCCTGGCGAAGGTAAAGTTATGTTGAGGTCTAATAATCATCCTCAGGGGGGTCTATTTTGTGTAAGATTGCACCTTTAATTACAGAACTGAACTTTTACTGTACTGTTGTTTGCAAGAGTGTGCAATCACTTGCTCAGGCAGTCATTTAACAGGGAAAAACTGCTTAGTGTGTGCTGGGGAAAGATCTAATATAGTGGCGCATCGCTGTGCATTACGATTTTGCAGAGACAACTTAATCTGAACTGGCAGAAATACACTGCCAGACTAGGAGAGACAGACATCGCAGAGTAACTGGCCTAACTGAACTTAAAGATGACATTTATAACtggttaaaacaaaaaacacacaaaaaacccttCCAGAAAACCCTTCCCCTCTTGCTTGCTCAAGATAATCATTCTTGAAAGTCACGGAaaaaccaccaccaccaccaccttcaCATCCAGGCCTTTATCTAATCAGCTAATCATACcgcagcataaaaaaaaaaaacctgttggACCtatgacatttaaaagaaattgCAATACAGGACATGTACCTGCAGGGGCTTTTTAACCCCCCGACCCGACATTTAGAGGATCCGGAAGATACCGAAAAGTAGCTATAATCACTACACTGAAATGCCAGCACCGCTCTCAGAGCAGcagcttatttttaaaaaaaaaaatcctaatttGATCACTTCAGGTAGTTCAGCTAAGTGTCGCTAATGGACTGAGAATCAGAATTCATTTCTGCAGATCAAATGTGAAGTCAGTCCCAGAGACTTGTTTTTGTAAGATGCAAATCCATTGTGTTTCGTGTCCGTGTGTCAGGCTCGTAATTGTTCAAGCTATCCATTGATTGGCTTTTCACTAACATCTGAAGGTCAAAGTCACATCAGGCGGTAAGTAGGGCACAATCGATCAGTTTCACTGGCTACTGTTGTACGCAATTCGCCGAACGCCCTTTCACATCAAAACAGGTTCCGAAAATTTAAAGTCGTGCTGTTGCTGTTGATCTCCTACACCCCCTACGCCGTTTAAGTTATTCTCCTATTATATCCGTCTTTATTCACAAGAATCCACACTGAATTTTAAGTATGAATTTACTCATGCATCAGTAACCTTCTCTATTGCCTTAGTAACCCAGCAGGCGATTGATGGATGTAAACAGGGGAACAAACACATCTTCCTGCAAACACAACACCCCcacaacacacacgcacacacacacacacacacacaaaagaattGTGGACAGAAATGAATGCATTACTGCATGCTACAGAATGCACAACCTGTGGAGGGGTACTGGGGAGAAAAGAGGAAACCTGCTGCAGGGGGACCCAAAATGGCTGTTTGAGCTGCATGAAGAGCAAGCAGCTGAGACAAAATGGTGGCTCAATTTCCTCAGCGAGCTTCTCAGGAAGCTGCAGAGGCGCAGGTAGGAGAGGCAGCAAATGTATGAACTCGCTGTTTCTCCACACAGCGATGCCTACATATCTGAACAACTGGCTGCAGGACGCCTGGCAGGGTGTGATTAATCATTACAGCTACATGGAATTCAGCTGATACGAGATCAGGTGCGGGAAGAGGTCGTGGAAGTGACAGCTTGCAGCGTATAAAGTGCAAAAgatttacagtactgtgcaaaagtcttgagccgcATCTCTTTTCTTGATATTTTGCTGAGATAATGAGAAATAGATGTGGCGatttattaaaatgtgcaaGTATtcatgcatataaggcaaaaaaagGAGTTTGTATAATTCTACCTTTAATCCACCTTTATtgttcaacacagcctgaactcttttAGTCAAGcgttcttgtaatttctttaactaatcttcagaaatagttctctaggtttcttgaaggacattcaaagcttttctttggaagAGAGTTATTtagggaggccaatccatgactgatagttcTTCACCGTGTGTTTGTCTATTTCAGGCATTTACTGCATTGGAAGTGTGGTCATtgtcatggtaaaaaaaaaaaaatgaagctgttgcctatctaatgctttccagatggttttGCATGATGAATTCTGTGTTTGGAAtttcatcagttttgacaacaattccaacaccactggctgaaattaaTATGCAACCCCTGACGGAGCCTCCACCATgatttacagatggctgtagacattgttgtacctctctcctgacctacTCTGTACATGCTGATGAAGGTTTGAACCCCCCAAAAAATGCAATTGATCCAACATGATGggttttgtgacaggctgctagtaacaaagtgctcatacagatacaatttaaaactggttctttgctaaTTGTCTATGTGTTGAATCAGGTGTCTTTTTTACACTTGAatgcctctgaaaatggtctgatccaaggactggactgaaaatgggtGAAAACGCAGCCAAATGGAAAAACTCTGAATGACCCTCACAAAGCCTGAGGAACTATTGTTCaagaaaactttaaaacacATGGGAATGTCTGGCTActtgaaacaaaatataaaggagTAATGGGTGGTTCGAgatttttgcacaatactgtaagtttctagcagTTTCACAGTTGGGGACTTTAAAGCAAAGCCAGGGAGGAAGACTAATGTAGGCAATGTGGGCATCTCCTTTGTGCTTACCTGGAGCTGATTATAAGAATTTCTGGGTTTATAGTCCCAGGTAAAGCTGGCTGTTGATGGCCTCTGAGGGGAATTGGTCAGggtgaaaaacattaaacacagaCATACGCTACATTTTCATCTATGTCTTGATATAACAGGACAACATTATGGTGTGTTTTGGTGTGCCTGCAAACTTCAGATGGCAGTTTAATAACAAGAACAGTGCAGCAGAAACATACAGTAGACTGAATCATCAAGCGAAGCTGGCAGGGAGACAACACAGGAGAGAACACAATGAGGTGGGAAGGgggaaaaatatatagaaaaatgaaataaaacctaagaaaaaggggggaaagggGCCAAACATGAGGAGAGCTGGGCATACCTGACAGATAATGTTGTCATAGTACGCCAGGTTGTGAGTATGAGCTTGGGGAGCGGGCGGAGGGGTGTCACACAGTTTCCTTACGTTTGGCTGTGAGCCGTCAGCTGTTGTGGAAACTGAGAGGCCGTCCGTCTGTGGCTCGCTGCTCTGTGGGCGGTACTTACTGCAGGAtggcagagagagagatttgTGTGGTAAATATTTGGAGTAATATGGTTGTTTTTTGCATTCATATCTTTAAGAGCTGCATTTTTTCTCCACTACGTATACCAGCTCGCACAAAACACATGTCACTTCTGTGAAAACCAAATAATTTAGCAGACTGACTATAGACTTCCTTTCACATGTGCTCTGCTTTGACTGCCATGTGCTTGTAATAAGGTTGTCACCTCGCTTTGCACCGACCAAACTGTGAGTCACAGCTCtcttttcaaaaatattttctcACTTCCCGGTCAAACGCACACACCTGCGTTTGCGAAGGCGCTTGTTCTCGTTCTTGAGGTGGTGCAGCCTCTTGGCAAAGAATACGATGATCATaaaaagcagcaggaggacCACGGAGGACACGCCCACCACCACGCACAGCACCTGGAACTCGGTGACGGCCCAGTTGCAACGCGCACCTTTGTTCCACACGTAGTCCTGCACATTGCACCTGGATTAAGAAGGAATATAAAGAGACcatattaatttattattattaactttctgtctttctttctatcctcaaaataaaaaagccaGATGCCCAGGAaggtgtgtgcctgtgtgccaGAATTATGCCTACAATGTGTAAGTGTAAACTTGTACTCAGAGCTATTGACATGCTGTCCTGAGGTCTTTCCAGCAAAGCAGGGATTTGGCCTGCAGCCTAGCCCCTTAATGAGATCAAAGGATCagaacacgtgtgtgtgtgtgtgtgtgtgtgtgtgtgtgtgtgcgtgcgtgcgtgcgtgcgtgcgtgcgtgcgtgcgtgcgtttTCCATATTCCTGATCTTTTTCTGTCAAACTACTTACAACTTTTTCACTGCTGTTTGAGcatatgtaagtgtgtgtgtccatatgcatgtgtgtgtgtgtgtgtgtgtgcatattacTCAGCAGGTATGATAAGATAAGCAACAGTTTGCCTCCAGGCTTACAGAGAGGCTGCAGGAGAGGGCAGATGGTGCCATCAAGGCGTGAATGAATGGTTGTGCATTTGCATGAGCAGTGTGCGAGCGCGCGAGTTTGTGTGACCTCAGTGTATTGTCATCTTTCTCGTACTTTCTATTTGTGCatgctgtgtgtctctgtcagCTGCCAGCAGCCtaacaacacacacaccctctttTACGCCCTGCCTCCAAAACCCAAAACTGAGATTATCTCTTGGGGACCCTGCTGTGATCTTGACAAACCCTTGTGACACATCAGGCCAgccttctgtttctgtgtttgtgcgtgcgtgtgtgtgtctgtgtttccagTGTTCATGCTACATCTTTTCAATTGTGTGGGAGAACAAGCATATTGGAAATTATCC is a window of Maylandia zebra isolate NMK-2024a linkage group LG22, Mzebra_GT3a, whole genome shotgun sequence DNA encoding:
- the cspg5b gene encoding chondroitin sulfate proteoglycan 5b isoform X3: MARADSRLGTWQVLLTISMVILPVSAHGRHSIGKHHHHHNHSSVNKEALNTRMVLSDDSAERDHLIGAGLVFGAKLPLSSAKHHHSHKRVHLDFVEEDPPVAEELTAGGGGPDQPGNPLSDDVITVEFHSPAPDVVPSDAALGWAKAPKPQKQKAGDPTSWTLSDFYDYLSPDDDDPSAVDTTPEPEPSPSPPAEMEDENPLLAGSPAVPDKVKPNVDSRPPLPAPPMSGQDQDEGLGLGGAMGEGGCRLGFVQSGPGVCVSQCDVKPNFCFNQGVCTVVPGMGAFCRCNVQDYVWNKGARCNWAVTEFQVLCVVVGVSSVVLLLLFMIIVFFAKRLHHLKNENKRLRKRSKYRPQSSEPQTDGLSVSTTADGSQPNRPSTASFTWDYKPRNSYNQLQDEPQKQENQAKSPQPKEEGSMNILNSHSPKHENNRPASAVHDHGLTPNNTEEKAEDGVTIGLEVLLPKEAKLHPENNPPLQYDVFLYKIANNGDPASPSQGLTSHSSSSYPTTHPIPRSPNTPKTSKVPKSNKSPKQTKEPLRGRHSSPGRHRSPGRHPSPSRHSAPRCYSSPICRMSSHHSPSHFRCMPTCSPTPPQLRRPRGRSQDPEAEASETGREYYGGHIRPFPSSPHLTQPPPSPSRGKYCPVSTRSLPPLS
- the cspg5b gene encoding chondroitin sulfate proteoglycan 5b isoform X1; translation: MARADSRLGTWQVLLTISMVILPVSAHGRHSIGKHHHHHNHSSVNKEALNTRMVLSDDSAERDHLIGAGLVFGAKLPLSSAKHHHSHKRVHLDFVEEDPPVAEELTAGGGGPDQPGNPLSDDVITVEFHSPAPDVVPSDAALGWAKAPKPQKQKAGDPTSWTLSDFYDYLSPDDDDPSAVDTTPEPEPSPSPPAEMEDENPLLAGSPAVPDKVKPNVDSRPPLPAPPMSGQDQDEGLGLGGAMGEGGCRLGFVQSGPGVCVSQCDVKPNFCFNQGVCTVVPGMGAFCRCNVQDYVWNKGARCNWAVTEFQVLCVVVGVSSVVLLLLFMIIVFFAKRLHHLKNENKRLRKRSKYRPQSSEPQTDGLSVSTTADGSQPNVRKLCDTPPPAPQAHTHNLAYYDNIICQRPSTASFTWDYKPRNSYNQLQDEPQKQENQAKSPQPKEEGSMNILNSHSPKHENNRPASAVHDHGLTPNNTEEKAEDGVTIGLEVLLPKEAKLHPENNPPLQYDVFLYKIANNGDPASPSQGLTSHSSSSYPTTHPIPRSPNTPKTSKVPKSNKSPKQTKEPLRGRHSSPGRHRSPGRHPSPSRHSAPRCYSSPICRMSSHHSPSHFRCMPTCSPTPPQLRRPRGRSQDPEAEASETGREYYGGHIRPFPSSPHLTQPPPSPSRGKYCPVSTRSLPPLS
- the cspg5b gene encoding chondroitin sulfate proteoglycan 5b isoform X2; its protein translation is MARADSRLGTWQVLLTISMVILPVSAHGRHSIGKHHHHHNHSSVNKEALNTRMVLSDDSAERDHLIGAGLVFGAKLPLSSAKHHHSHKRVHLDFVEEDPPVAEELTAGGGGPDQPGNPLSDDVITVEFHSPAPDVVPSDAALGWAKAPKPQKQKAGDPTSWTLSDFYDYLSPDDDDPSAVDTTPEPEPSPSPPAEMEDENPLLAGSPAVPDKVKPNVDSRPPLPAPPMSGQDQDEGLGLGGAMGEGGCRLGFVQSGPGVCVSQCDVKPNFCFNQGVCTVVPGMGAFCRCNVQDYVWNKGARCNWAVTEFQVLCVVVGVSSVVLLLLFMIIVFFAKRLHHLKNENKRLRKRSKYRPQSSEPQTDGLSVSTTADGSQPNVRKLCDTPPPAPQAHTHNLAYYDNIICQDEPQKQENQAKSPQPKEEGSMNILNSHSPKHENNRPASAVHDHGLTPNNTEEKAEDGVTIGLEVLLPKEAKLHPENNPPLQYDVFLYKIANNGDPASPSQGLTSHSSSSYPTTHPIPRSPNTPKTSKVPKSNKSPKQTKEPLRGRHSSPGRHRSPGRHPSPSRHSAPRCYSSPICRMSSHHSPSHFRCMPTCSPTPPQLRRPRGRSQDPEAEASETGREYYGGHIRPFPSSPHLTQPPPSPSRGKYCPVSTRSLPPLS
- the cspg5b gene encoding chondroitin sulfate proteoglycan 5b isoform X4, with the translated sequence MARADSRLGTWQVLLTISMVILPVSAHGRHSIGKHHHHHNHSSVNKEALNTRMVLSDDSAERDHLIGAGLVFGAKLPLSSAKHHHSHKRVHLDFVEEDPPVAEELTAGGGGPDQPGNPLSDDVITVEFHSPAPDVVPSDAALGWAKAPKPQKQKAGDPTSWTLSDFYDYLSPDDDDPSAVDTTPEPEPSPSPPAEMEDENPLLAGSPAVPDKVKPNVDSRPPLPAPPMSGQDQDEGLGLGGAMGEGGCRLGFVQSGPGVCVSQCDVKPNFCFNQGVCTVVPGMGAFCRCNVQDYVWNKGARCNWAVTEFQVLCVVVGVSSVVLLLLFMIIVFFAKRLHHLKNENKRLRKRSKYRPQSSEPQTDGLSVSTTADGSQPNDEPQKQENQAKSPQPKEEGSMNILNSHSPKHENNRPASAVHDHGLTPNNTEEKAEDGVTIGLEVLLPKEAKLHPENNPPLQYDVFLYKIANNGDPASPSQGLTSHSSSSYPTTHPIPRSPNTPKTSKVPKSNKSPKQTKEPLRGRHSSPGRHRSPGRHPSPSRHSAPRCYSSPICRMSSHHSPSHFRCMPTCSPTPPQLRRPRGRSQDPEAEASETGREYYGGHIRPFPSSPHLTQPPPSPSRGKYCPVSTRSLPPLS